From Streptomyces sp. TLI_105, the proteins below share one genomic window:
- a CDS encoding NADH-quinone oxidoreductase subunit D, translating into MTETTVGIGGAAESTDMVLNIGPQHPSTHGVLRLRLVLDGEVVRHAEPVIGYMHRGAEKLFEARDYRQIIMLANRHDWLSAFSNELGVVMAVERMLGMEVPERAVWTRTLLAELNRVLNHLMFLGSYPLELGGITPVFHAFREREELQTVMEEVSGGRMHYMFNRVGGLKEDLPAGWLGRARQAVADVRSRMDVYDRLVLGNEIFRGRTRGVGVLSPETVHAYGVSGPIARASGVDFDLRRDEPYLAYGELQDTLRVALRQEGDCLARFECLLDQTHNSLDLADACLDRMAELPPGPINQRLPKVLKAPEGHTYAWTENPLGVNGYYLVSKGEKTPYRLKLRSASFNNIQALVELLPGTLVADMVAILGSLFFVVGDIDK; encoded by the coding sequence ATGACGGAGACGACGGTCGGAATCGGCGGCGCGGCGGAGAGCACCGACATGGTGCTGAACATCGGACCGCAGCATCCCTCCACCCACGGCGTGCTCCGGCTCCGGCTCGTGCTCGACGGCGAGGTCGTCCGGCACGCCGAGCCGGTGATCGGCTACATGCACCGGGGCGCCGAGAAGCTCTTCGAGGCGCGGGACTACCGGCAGATCATCATGCTGGCCAACCGCCACGACTGGCTGTCCGCCTTCTCCAACGAGCTCGGCGTCGTCATGGCCGTCGAGCGGATGCTCGGCATGGAGGTCCCGGAGCGGGCCGTGTGGACGCGGACGCTCCTCGCCGAGCTGAACCGGGTCCTCAACCACCTGATGTTCCTCGGCTCGTACCCGCTCGAACTGGGCGGGATCACCCCCGTCTTCCACGCCTTCCGGGAGCGCGAGGAGCTCCAGACGGTGATGGAGGAGGTCTCCGGCGGCCGGATGCACTACATGTTCAACCGGGTCGGCGGCCTCAAGGAGGACCTGCCCGCCGGCTGGCTGGGGCGGGCGCGGCAGGCCGTCGCGGACGTCCGGTCCCGGATGGACGTGTACGACCGGCTGGTCCTCGGCAACGAGATCTTCCGGGGCCGTACGCGCGGGGTCGGTGTCCTCAGCCCGGAGACCGTCCACGCGTACGGGGTGTCCGGGCCCATCGCCCGCGCCTCGGGCGTCGACTTCGACCTCCGCCGCGACGAGCCGTACCTCGCGTACGGGGAGCTCCAGGACACCCTGCGGGTCGCCCTGCGGCAGGAGGGCGACTGTCTCGCCCGGTTCGAGTGCCTGCTCGACCAGACGCACAACTCCCTGGACCTGGCGGACGCCTGCCTGGACCGGATGGCCGAGCTGCCGCCCGGGCCGATCAACCAGCGGCTGCCGAAGGTGCTCAAGGCGCCGGAGGGGCACACGTACGCCTGGACCGAGAACCCGCTCGGCGTCAACGGCTACTACCTGGTGTCCAAGGGCGAGAAGACCCCGTACCGGCTGAAGCTGCGCTCGGCGTCGTTCAACAACATCCAGGCGCTGGTGGAACTGCTGCCGGGGACGCTGGTCGCGGACATGGTGGCGATCCTGGGCTCGCTCTTCTTCGTCGTGGGCGACATCGACAAGTAG